The Bacillus sp. Y1 genome includes the window ATGAATCTTCATATTTAAAAAGAAAGGCGAGAGGAACTTGAACAATTTAACAGGTACAAAGCGTTTACAGCTTGCATTGCTTCTAGGGTCTCTGGCGATCTTAGGTCCGTTTACCATCGATATGTATTTGCCTTCTTTTCCGACTATTGTAGAAGAGTTCGGTACAACGGCATCCTTCGTACAAATTAGTTTAACTTCTTGTTTGTTAGGCTTAGGGCTGGGGCAATTGATTATCGGTCCAATGAGTGATGTGCAGGGACGGAAAAAACCATTATTAATATTCCTTATTATGTATTTAGTTGCCTCTGCCATTTGTGCATTTGCTCCGAATATTTATTTCTTTATTGCGGCTCGTTTCTTGCAAGGATTTTCAGCAGCAGGCGGGATCGTTATTTCGAGAGCGGTCGTTCGCGATAAGTTTAGTGGAAGAGAATTAACGAAGTTTTTTGCGTTATTAACATTAGTAAGTAATCTTGGTCCAATTATCGCTCCTGTTGCAGGCGGCGCGATTCTAGCCTTTACGAATTGGACGGGAGTATTTGTCGTTTTAAGTGTTGTGGGTTTAGTTTTATTTTTTACGGTATTTTCAAAGCTGGAAGAATCGCTACCTACGGAAAAGCGTGTTCCTAGTAATATAGGTCAAACCTTTAGTAACTTTGGAACTTTATTAAAAGATCGTCAGTTTACGGGATATGCCTTTACACAAGGATTTATTGTGGCTGGAATTTTTGCTTATGTTTCTGGTACTCCATTTGTGTATCAAAATATTTATGGAGTTTCGCCACAAGTATTTAGTTTATTATTCGGATTAAACGGAATTGGCTTGATTCTCGGAAGTCAGGCAGTAGGGAAGTTCGTTGACGTGATATCTGAAAAGACTTTTTTAGTTATAGGTCTGACCATGTCAAATGTTTCAGGTGCCATTCTTCTTGTTGCGTTATTACTAAAGGCACCATTAATTGCTGTTGTTATTCCTATCTTCTTCTTCGTTGCATCAATCGGGATTATTGGAACCACATCGTTTTCACTTGCCATGGAGTCACAAGGGCATATTGCTGGTAGCGCGTCGGCTCTATTAGGATTGTTACCATTTATCCTCGGCTCTATTTCATCACCACTTGTAGGGATTGCAGGTGAGAATTCAGCCATACCGATGGGATCCATTATCTTTGGTGCTAGCTTTTTAGCTTTTCTATCGTATTTTCTTTTCGTACGAAAGGCTTCCGTTGTAAAACCAGCTATCGAAGAACCCGGAAAAATCTCAGTATAATATCTAGACGCTATCCAAAAGGGTAGCGTCTTTTCTTTTAAGGTATCGTTCAATTTACCAAATGAAGTGCATGTGTATCAATTTAAATTAATCAATATATCTAATGGTTGGCTCGTCATGTGAGTTACGTTTCAGTAGGAAATCTGTCGTGTTCGTTATATAAGTAGTTGAAAAATAAGAAAGATTCATCTAATATAGAATCTAGCTTAATTGAATAGTTTTCCAGAAAGTTAAGATGCCTAAATGGCTTAATAGGGAATCTGGTGAAAATCCAGAGCTGTACCCGCAACTGTATGTGTGGACGAAATAAGAAATCCACTGTGTGCATACGTGATTCGTATGGATATGGGAAGGTCTTAGAGTAGGAGGAAGCACGAGTCAGGAAACCTGTCTTACTTTTAAACGTTTCAGTTTCTCCGGGAATAGAGAAGGTGTTTCGATGGTGAGAAGGGACCGTATTTCTGTTTGTCTTTTCATGCTTTCGTTTCATCCGTTCATTCCTGTGAGCGGATTTTTTTATGGAAATCTTTCATTGGGTTGATA containing:
- a CDS encoding multidrug effflux MFS transporter — protein: MNNLTGTKRLQLALLLGSLAILGPFTIDMYLPSFPTIVEEFGTTASFVQISLTSCLLGLGLGQLIIGPMSDVQGRKKPLLIFLIMYLVASAICAFAPNIYFFIAARFLQGFSAAGGIVISRAVVRDKFSGRELTKFFALLTLVSNLGPIIAPVAGGAILAFTNWTGVFVVLSVVGLVLFFTVFSKLEESLPTEKRVPSNIGQTFSNFGTLLKDRQFTGYAFTQGFIVAGIFAYVSGTPFVYQNIYGVSPQVFSLLFGLNGIGLILGSQAVGKFVDVISEKTFLVIGLTMSNVSGAILLVALLLKAPLIAVVIPIFFFVASIGIIGTTSFSLAMESQGHIAGSASALLGLLPFILGSISSPLVGIAGENSAIPMGSIIFGASFLAFLSYFLFVRKASVVKPAIEEPGKISV